One Bacteroidales bacterium DNA window includes the following coding sequences:
- a CDS encoding 4Fe-4S cluster-binding domain-containing protein, whose amino-acid sequence MEISFRSLTSCSLCPHNCKARRFSDADGYCRIDYNYNISSIVNHHGEEPVISGRKGICNIFFNHCNLQCVYCQNHQISANNSKLKSKYDDLEQVISDIEQCLRRGCKAIGFVSPSHQLPQMLSIIRAFENYHPRPVFVYNTNTYDKAEALKELEGIIDVFLPDMKYVDGNLSKIYSGAHCYPEIAKKALQEMLRQKGSALHLDDDGLAISGIIIRHMVLPGHVENSLGVLRFIAEELSPKLHISLMSQYYPTMNTKKISPLNRTLRKNEYDRVVNEMERLGLSNGWIQELDSNDFYRPDFGKKHPFEG is encoded by the coding sequence ATGGAAATATCATTCAGGTCATTAACATCCTGCAGTTTGTGCCCTCATAACTGTAAGGCAAGGCGTTTTTCAGACGCCGACGGATATTGCCGCATCGACTACAATTACAACATTAGCTCCATCGTGAACCATCACGGCGAAGAACCTGTCATCAGCGGCAGAAAAGGGATATGTAATATTTTTTTCAATCACTGCAACTTGCAGTGTGTTTACTGCCAGAACCATCAGATAAGTGCTAACAATAGCAAGTTAAAATCTAAGTACGATGATTTGGAGCAGGTTATTTCCGACATTGAACAATGCTTACGGAGAGGCTGTAAAGCTATAGGTTTTGTTTCGCCTTCGCACCAGCTGCCGCAGATGCTCTCTATCATCAGGGCATTTGAAAACTACCATCCCAGACCCGTTTTTGTTTATAATACCAATACTTACGACAAAGCAGAGGCCCTGAAAGAGCTCGAAGGTATTATAGATGTTTTCCTGCCTGACATGAAATATGTGGACGGAAACCTATCGAAAATATATTCCGGGGCACACTGCTATCCTGAAATTGCAAAAAAGGCGCTGCAGGAAATGCTTCGCCAGAAAGGATCTGCACTGCACCTTGACGATGACGGGCTGGCCATATCGGGCATCATCATACGCCACATGGTGCTTCCGGGACATGTTGAAAACAGCCTCGGGGTGTTGCGTTTCATCGCGGAAGAATTATCACCCAAACTCCACATTTCGCTGATGTCGCAATATTATCCGACCATGAACACAAAAAAAATCAGTCCTTTAAACCGTACACTCCGAAAGAATGAGTATGACAGGGTTGTAAACGAGATGGAAAGGCTGGGATTGTCGAACGGCTGGATACAGGAACTTGATAGCAATGACTTTTACCGGCCCGACTTTGGGAAGAAGCATCCGTTTGAAGGTTAG